In Bacteroidota bacterium, a single window of DNA contains:
- the radC gene encoding DNA repair protein RadC, with amino-acid sequence MDGSSKRNVNESSFYHSRIKDWPRNERPREKLINVGPELLSDAELLAILIGSGSGKVTALDLAKTLFIEKGTLRGLAGMAVADLKQFKGIGDAKAVTIAAAFELARRLQSSPEIERKMIRSPADIAEQFIPSLRDLQQEVFLVVLLNSANKIIREITITKGLLNSSLTHPREVFRHAILEHAASVILMHNHPSGNPEPSQEDVSITKQIVEAGKVIGIPVHDHIIIAGANFTSFAERGLM; translated from the coding sequence ATGGATGGATCGTCGAAAAGAAACGTCAACGAATCTTCGTTCTACCACTCCAGAATCAAAGACTGGCCTCGTAACGAACGGCCGCGCGAAAAGCTCATCAACGTCGGACCGGAATTGCTCAGCGATGCGGAGCTGCTGGCAATTTTGATAGGGTCGGGAAGCGGAAAGGTCACGGCACTCGACCTCGCGAAAACTCTGTTCATCGAAAAAGGAACGCTCAGAGGGCTTGCCGGCATGGCCGTCGCCGACCTGAAACAGTTCAAAGGTATCGGCGATGCAAAAGCGGTCACGATCGCGGCGGCCTTCGAGCTTGCGCGCCGTCTTCAATCCTCCCCTGAGATCGAGCGGAAGATGATCAGGTCCCCTGCGGACATTGCCGAGCAGTTCATTCCGTCCCTCCGGGATCTCCAGCAGGAAGTATTCCTTGTCGTTCTTCTGAACAGCGCGAATAAAATTATCAGGGAAATTACCATTACCAAAGGGCTGCTCAACTCGTCCCTTACGCATCCGCGCGAGGTTTTTCGCCATGCAATTCTAGAGCATGCAGCCAGCGTCATTTTGATGCACAATCATCCGAGCGGAAATCCGGAGCCGAGTCAGGAGGATGTTTCGATCACGAAACAAATCGTCGAGGCGGGAAAAGTCATCGGCATACCGGTTCACGACCACATCATCATCGCCGGTGCGAACTTCACAAGCTTCGCCGAGAGAGGATTGATGTAA